From the genome of Streptomyces sp. V2I9:
CCTGGACTTCGGGGACTGACCGCCCGCCGGGAGGCAGCCGGACGGACCGAGGAACAGGCGCACGGCCGGGGCGGCGACCCCGCCCCGCGGGTGTCAGGGCAGCAGCCCCGCCCGGCGGGCAGCCACCACCGCCTCCAGCCGGGTGTGCGCGCCCAACTTCCGCATCGCGGACCGCAGATACCCCTTCACCGTCTCCGGCCGCAGCCCCAGCCGCTCCGCCGCCCCCGCGTTCGTCGCACCCGCCGCCACACACGCCACCACGTCCACCTCGCGCGGCGCGAGCCGGACCTTCCGGGCCGCCGGCGCCCTGGCCCCCGACGCCGAGGCCAACCTTCCGCAGACGTCCAGGAGTTCGTCGCGCAGTACCGGATCCACCACCTTCGGGACCAGGGCCCGCAATTCACGGTGGGCCTCGCGCACGTCCTCCCAGGCGCCGGGAACCGCGCCCGGATCGCTCACCTGCTCCCGGCCCGCGGCCAGCAACTGCCGTACCTCGTCCCGTACCGCGAGCGACTGCTCCACGTCACGGGCCGCCGCCACCACCGCGTCGAACGTCCGGTCGCCGAGCGTGACCGGCGAGCGCAGCGCCCCGTACAGCACGCCGCGCACCGTGCGCCGTACGACCACGGGGACCGCGACGACCGAGCGCAGCCCCTCCGCCGCCACCGCCGCGTCGTACTCGTGACTGATGTGGCGCGAGGAGGCGTAGTCCGTCACCGCGCACGGCCGCGACAGCGCGATGGACTTGCCGCCGAGACCGCTCCCCGCCGAGATGACCAGCCCGCGCAACGCGGTGGTCTGCGCCCCGTTCAGCTCGGCGATCCGCGCATGGCGCGCGTCCGACAGCAGACCGCCGAACACCACGGGAAGCCCGCTGGCGCGACGCAGCCTCAACAGCGCTGCCTGCATCTCCACCGTCTCGACCGCCTCCGGCACTCCGACGCCCCTCCACCCCGGCCCGAACAGCCTCCCGGCCGGGGGAGGCGACCACCCCCGTCCGGGGGTGGTGAGACCTGGGTCACTGTTTACATGATGTCAGGTGACGGGTCCGTAATGAGGAGGGCACATGTCGGCAACCAGTGCGACCGAGACGTTCCGGGCCGCCCGGGACTTCCTGCTGGAGCACCGTGAGGACTACGAGCGGGCGTACGCCGGCTTCCGCTGGCCGCGGGTGGACCACTTCAACTGGGCGCTGGACTGGTTCGACGTCATCGCCCGGAACAACGACCGCACCGCCCTGCACATCGTGGAGGAGGACGGCCGGCGCACCGAGGTGTCCTTCGCGGACATGTCCGAACGCTCCGCGCGGGCCGCCAACTGGCTGAAGGCGCAGGGCGTACGGGAGGGCGACCGCATCCTCGTGATGCTGGGCAACCAGGTCGAGCTGTGGGAGACCGCACTCGCCGCGATGAAGCTGCGCGCCGTCGTCATCCCCGCCACCCCGCTGCTCGGCCCCGCCGACCTGCGCGACCGGGTGGCGCGCGGCCGGGTGCGCCATGTGCTGGTACGGGACGCGGACACCGCGAAGTTCGACGAGGTCCCCGGCCGCTACACCCGGATCGCGGTGGGCGAGGAGGTGGCGGGCTGGCGGCCGTACGCGGGCGCGGCCCGGGCGTCCGCCGTGTTCACGCCCGACCGGGAGACGGACGCGGACGAGCCGCTGATGCTCTACTTCACCTCCGGCACCACCGCCAGCCCCAAACTGGTCGAGCACACCCATGTGTCCTATCCGGTGGGCCACTTGGCGACGATGTACTGGATCGGCCTGAAGCCCGGAGACGTCCATCTGAACATCTCCTCGCCCGGCTGGGCCAAGCACGCCTGGTCCAACCTCTTCGCCCCCTGGACCGCCGAGGCCACCGTCTTCATCTTCAACTACACCCGGTTCGACGCGGGCCGCCTCATGGACGAGATGGACCGCTCCGGCGTCACCAGCTTCTGTGCCCCGCCCACCGTCTGGCGGATGCTCATCCAGGCCGACCTCAGCCGGTTGAAGACCCCGCCGCGCGAGGTCGTGGCGGCAGGGGAGCCGCTGAACCCGGAGGTCATCGAGACGGTCCGGCGGGAGTGGGGCGTCACCATCCGGGACGGCTTCGGCCAGACGGAGACCGCCGTCCAGGTCGCCAACAGCCCCGGCCAACTCCTCAAGACCGGCTCCATGGGCCGCCCGAGCCCCGGCTTCACCGTCGAACTGCTCGACCCGGTCACCGGACAGCCCGGAGCGGCCGAAGGCGAGATCTCCCTCGACCTGGCCGACCACCCGGTCGGTCTGATGACCGGCTACCACGGCGACCCCGACCGCACCGCCGAGGCGATGGCCGGCGGCTACTACCGCACCGGGGACATCGGCACCCGCGACGAGGACGGCTACATCACCTACGTCGGCCGAGCCGACGACGTGTTCAAGGCGTCGGACTACAAGATCTCGCCGTTCGAGCTGGAGAGTGCGCTGCTGGAGCACGAGGCGGTCGCCGAGGCCGCCGTCGTGCCCGCCCCCGACCCGCTCCGCCTCGCCGTCCCGAAGGCGTACATCGTGCTGGCGGAGGGCTGGGAGCCGGGCCCGGACACGGCCGAGGTCCTCTTCGCGCACTCCCGGTCGGTCCTCGCCCCGTACAAACGCCTGCGCAAACTGGAGTTCGCGGAGCTGCCCAAGACCGTCTCGGGCAAGATCCGCCGCATCGAACTCCGCGAACGCACCGCCCTCGGCGGCGGCGTCGAGTTCGACGAGGGGGACCTGAAGTGAGCGTGCCGCCCCCCGAGAAGCTGTCCTACGCGCACGGCGTCGGCGACACCCCGCTGCTCGGCGACACCATCGGCCGCAACCTCGACCGGGCGATCGCCGCACACGGCGACCGTGAGGCCCTGGTCGACGTGGCCTCGGGCCGCCGCTGGACGTACACGGAGTTCGGCGCCGACGTGGACGTGCTGGCCCGTGCCCTGATGGCGTCCGGGGTGGCGAAGGGGGACCGGGTCGGCATCTGGGCGGTGAACTGCCCCGAGTGGGTGCTCGTCCAGTACGCCACCGCCCGCATCGGGGCCGTCATGGTCACCATCAACCCGGCCTACCGCGCCCACGAGGTGGAGTTCGTCCTCGACCAGGCGGGCATCTCCCTGCTGGTCGCCTCCCTCTCCCACCGCACCAGCGACTACCGCGCGCTCGTCGACCAGGTCCGCGCCGACTGCCCCGGCCTGCGCGCCGTCCACTACATCGGCGATCCGACCTGGCACGAACTGACCGCCGCCGCGCCGGCCGTCAGCGCCGAACGGCTGGCGGCCCGCGAGGCGGAACTGTCCTGCGACGACCCGATCAACATCCAGTACACCTCGGGCACCACCGGCTTCCCCAAGGGAGCCACCCTCTCCCACCACAACATCCTGAACAACGGCTACTTCGTGGGGGAGACGATCGCCTACACGGAGGAGGACCGGATCTGCCTCCCGGTGCCCTTCTATCACTGCTTCGGCATGGTGATGGGCAACCTCGCGGCCACCTCGCACGGCGCGTGCATCGTGATTCCGGGCCCGTCCTTCGAGCCCGCCGCCGTGCTGTCCGCGGTCCAGCGGGAGCGCTGCACCTCGCTGTACGGGGTGCCCACCATGTTCATCGCGGAGTTGAACCTGCCGGACTTCGCGGCGTACGACCTCTCCTCGCT
Proteins encoded in this window:
- a CDS encoding AMP-binding protein, whose amino-acid sequence is MSVPPPEKLSYAHGVGDTPLLGDTIGRNLDRAIAAHGDREALVDVASGRRWTYTEFGADVDVLARALMASGVAKGDRVGIWAVNCPEWVLVQYATARIGAVMVTINPAYRAHEVEFVLDQAGISLLVASLSHRTSDYRALVDQVRADCPGLRAVHYIGDPTWHELTAAAPAVSAERLAAREAELSCDDPINIQYTSGTTGFPKGATLSHHNILNNGYFVGETIAYTEEDRICLPVPFYHCFGMVMGNLAATSHGACIVIPGPSFEPAAVLSAVQRERCTSLYGVPTMFIAELNLPDFAAYDLSSLRTGIMAGSPCPAEVMKRVVAEMHMAEVSICYGMTETSPVSTQTRRDDDQERRTGTVGRVLPHIEVKVADPVTGVTLPRGTPGELRTRGYSVMLGYWDQPERTAEVVDAGRWMHTGDLAVMREDGYVQVVGRIKDMIIRGGENVYPREIEEYLYAHPKIADVQVVGVPDERYGEEILACVIPRDPADPPTLEEVNAFCRERLAHYKIPRRLRILTAFPMTVSGKVRKIELRETYAD
- a CDS encoding response regulator transcription factor, whose translation is MPEAVETVEMQAALLRLRRASGLPVVFGGLLSDARHARIAELNGAQTTALRGLVISAGSGLGGKSIALSRPCAVTDYASSRHISHEYDAAVAAEGLRSVVAVPVVVRRTVRGVLYGALRSPVTLGDRTFDAVVAAARDVEQSLAVRDEVRQLLAAGREQVSDPGAVPGAWEDVREAHRELRALVPKVVDPVLRDELLDVCGRLASASGARAPAARKVRLAPREVDVVACVAAGATNAGAAERLGLRPETVKGYLRSAMRKLGAHTRLEAVVAARRAGLLP
- a CDS encoding AMP-binding protein, with translation MSATSATETFRAARDFLLEHREDYERAYAGFRWPRVDHFNWALDWFDVIARNNDRTALHIVEEDGRRTEVSFADMSERSARAANWLKAQGVREGDRILVMLGNQVELWETALAAMKLRAVVIPATPLLGPADLRDRVARGRVRHVLVRDADTAKFDEVPGRYTRIAVGEEVAGWRPYAGAARASAVFTPDRETDADEPLMLYFTSGTTASPKLVEHTHVSYPVGHLATMYWIGLKPGDVHLNISSPGWAKHAWSNLFAPWTAEATVFIFNYTRFDAGRLMDEMDRSGVTSFCAPPTVWRMLIQADLSRLKTPPREVVAAGEPLNPEVIETVRREWGVTIRDGFGQTETAVQVANSPGQLLKTGSMGRPSPGFTVELLDPVTGQPGAAEGEISLDLADHPVGLMTGYHGDPDRTAEAMAGGYYRTGDIGTRDEDGYITYVGRADDVFKASDYKISPFELESALLEHEAVAEAAVVPAPDPLRLAVPKAYIVLAEGWEPGPDTAEVLFAHSRSVLAPYKRLRKLEFAELPKTVSGKIRRIELRERTALGGGVEFDEGDLK